A window of the Verminephrobacter eiseniae EF01-2 genome harbors these coding sequences:
- a CDS encoding ABC transporter substrate-binding protein encodes MTETTATTATTQRQPAGLRRRTLIRRGSAALGAALTLGAPTVWGQGKKTLRFLNSETSIDSIRALKVACADYERQFGTRIVIDSVPIDDAFIKVTTSLRGGQPYDIATLAFVGHVLLLQADDRLMPLTELTSKHQWGHKILFPLKNQVYWYPYDYNLAWIYYRKDLYEQKGLSVPKSYEQMLKNAQTLSADGRHGALFPIGSNGATNWLSSGFMWAEGVKLFDDQWNVLLDSAEMAPRVGRYLDFFAALYKSMPAGASQAGFGEMLSNFSSDKVAHVAYAGRIIEALERNAPALSTRYGITPYMDSKGRAKAVNHGYDGWVVLKTPNSDEAMKFMAWFTEHQYINFLHTAPLHFQPPRLDIYDDLRWRAHPLIAKHQEAVETMRSFITDKSVILTSVDTEGPAPDLRPGKVLEGFVIPEMLQNKVLKNMPSAECVKLAADKMRKLTGAGAGAA; translated from the coding sequence ATGACGGAAACCACAGCCACCACAGCCACCACGCAGCGACAACCGGCCGGCCTTCGTCGGCGCACGCTGATCCGGCGCGGCAGTGCTGCGCTCGGCGCCGCGCTGACGCTGGGCGCGCCCACGGTGTGGGGGCAGGGCAAGAAGACGCTGCGCTTTCTCAACAGCGAAACCTCGATCGACAGCATCCGCGCGCTGAAAGTCGCCTGCGCCGACTACGAAAGGCAGTTCGGCACCCGGATCGTGATCGATTCCGTTCCCATCGACGACGCCTTCATCAAGGTCACGACCTCGCTGCGCGGCGGACAGCCCTATGACATCGCCACGCTGGCCTTTGTCGGCCATGTGCTGCTGTTGCAGGCCGACGACCGCCTGATGCCGCTGACCGAACTGACCAGCAAGCACCAGTGGGGGCACAAAATCCTGTTCCCGCTCAAGAACCAGGTCTACTGGTACCCCTATGACTACAACCTGGCGTGGATCTATTACCGCAAGGACCTGTACGAGCAAAAGGGCCTGAGCGTTCCCAAGTCTTACGAGCAGATGCTCAAGAACGCGCAGACGCTGAGCGCCGATGGCCGCCATGGCGCGCTGTTTCCGATCGGCAGCAACGGCGCGACGAACTGGCTGTCGTCGGGCTTCATGTGGGCCGAGGGCGTGAAGCTGTTCGACGACCAGTGGAACGTGCTGCTGGACAGCGCCGAGATGGCGCCCCGGGTGGGGCGCTATCTGGACTTTTTCGCCGCGCTCTACAAGAGCATGCCGGCGGGCGCGAGCCAGGCGGGCTTCGGCGAAATGCTCAGCAATTTTTCCTCCGACAAGGTGGCGCATGTGGCCTACGCCGGGCGCATCATCGAGGCGCTCGAGCGCAACGCGCCGGCGCTGTCGACCCGCTACGGCATCACCCCCTACATGGACAGCAAGGGCCGGGCGAAGGCGGTCAACCACGGCTACGACGGCTGGGTGGTGCTCAAGACGCCGAACTCCGACGAGGCCATGAAATTCATGGCCTGGTTCACCGAGCACCAGTACATCAACTTCCTGCACACCGCGCCGCTGCACTTTCAGCCGCCCCGCCTGGACATCTACGACGACCTGCGCTGGCGCGCCCACCCGCTGATCGCCAAGCACCAGGAGGCGGTCGAGACGATGCGCAGCTTCATCACCGACAAGTCGGTCATCCTGACTTCCGTGGATACCGAAGGCCCGGCGCCCGATCTGCGCCCCGGCAAGGTGCTCGAAGGCTTCGTGATCCCCGAAATGCTGCAAAACAAGGTGCTGAAAAACATGCCGTCGGCCGAATGCGTGAAGCTCGCCGCCGACAAGATGCGCAAGCTCACCGGGGCTGGCGCAGGTGCTGCGTAG
- a CDS encoding carbohydrate ABC transporter permease, which yields MSSKATIYSFLCAGLALTLALIVAPAIHAVGLSFYAMDSFVGSARWVGLDNYAAVLREAQFWRALCNGALYALASIALQVALGIACALVLNEKFFGRNLVRGLSILPYLLPTVVVILTFKWMVDGSIGIVTRMVAALGWPAIQWFESPGAAMASTVLVSVWMWTPFVSTCFLAALQTVPPALYEAARVDGTNAVQRFWHITLPMLRPILTVVVLLRAIWMFNKFDVIWLLTRGGPVGATENLALLSYRHAFGLFDIGGGAAIATISFLILSAAVLVYFRIFPLEDE from the coding sequence GTGAGTTCCAAAGCCACGATCTACAGCTTCCTGTGCGCGGGGCTGGCGTTGACGCTGGCGCTGATCGTGGCGCCGGCCATCCATGCGGTGGGCCTGAGCTTCTACGCGATGGACTCGTTCGTCGGCAGCGCCCGGTGGGTCGGGCTGGACAACTATGCCGCGGTGCTGCGCGAAGCGCAGTTTTGGCGCGCGCTGTGCAACGGCGCGCTCTATGCGCTGGCGAGCATCGCGCTGCAGGTGGCGCTGGGCATCGCCTGCGCGCTGGTATTGAACGAAAAATTCTTCGGGCGCAACCTGGTGCGCGGCCTGTCGATCCTGCCCTATCTGCTGCCCACCGTGGTGGTGATCCTGACCTTCAAGTGGATGGTCGATGGCAGCATAGGCATCGTCACCCGGATGGTCGCCGCGCTCGGCTGGCCGGCGATCCAATGGTTCGAAAGCCCCGGCGCGGCGATGGCCTCGACGGTGCTGGTCAGCGTCTGGATGTGGACACCGTTCGTCAGCACCTGCTTTCTTGCCGCGCTGCAAACCGTGCCGCCGGCACTGTACGAGGCGGCCCGGGTCGACGGCACCAACGCCGTGCAGCGCTTCTGGCACATCACATTGCCGATGCTGCGGCCCATCCTCACGGTGGTGGTGCTGCTGCGCGCGATCTGGATGTTCAACAAGTTCGACGTGATCTGGCTCCTGACGCGCGGCGGGCCGGTGGGCGCTACGGAGAACCTGGCGCTGCTGTCCTACCGCCACGCCTTTGGCCTGTTCGACATTGGCGGCGGCGCGGCGATTGCCACCATCTCGTTCCTGATCCTGTCGGCGGCGGTGCTGGTCTATTTCAGGATTTTTCCGCTGGAGGACGAGTGA
- a CDS encoding carbohydrate ABC transporter permease produces the protein MARPAAIPARIGLYAAALLIAGYAGFPIYWMIVSSLREPAALLNQIELLPSPLSLQSYRNLLELTDYPAHFANSAIVALVTVAVTMVFSVMIAYAVTRQRIRGKKLIVGAMLYAYMFPPLLIAIPMYTIFAQWGLGDTLAGLIAAHLTLTLPLGVWFLWGFFKNMPFELEEAAMVDGCTRLGAFVRVVLPLALPGLITVSIFSFLLSWTDYTFALIMIGSDANKTLPVGLASMLGSFDLRWGEVMAGATLIALPLFVAFAFLTKYFIQGLGAGAVKG, from the coding sequence ATGGCGCGCCCCGCAGCGATACCGGCGCGGATCGGCCTGTATGCCGCAGCGCTGCTGATCGCGGGCTATGCCGGCTTTCCGATCTACTGGATGATCGTCTCCAGCCTGCGCGAACCGGCGGCCTTGCTGAACCAGATCGAGCTGCTGCCGTCGCCGCTGTCACTGCAGTCGTACCGCAATCTGCTGGAGTTGACCGACTACCCGGCGCATTTCGCCAACAGCGCGATCGTGGCGCTGGTGACCGTGGCCGTCACCATGGTGTTCTCGGTGATGATCGCCTACGCGGTGACGCGCCAGCGCATCCGTGGCAAGAAACTGATCGTGGGCGCGATGCTGTACGCCTACATGTTCCCGCCGCTGCTGATCGCGATTCCGATGTACACGATCTTTGCGCAGTGGGGCCTGGGCGACACCCTGGCCGGATTGATCGCCGCGCATCTGACGCTGACGCTGCCGCTCGGGGTCTGGTTCCTGTGGGGCTTTTTCAAGAACATGCCGTTCGAGCTCGAAGAGGCCGCGATGGTCGATGGCTGCACCAGGCTCGGTGCTTTCGTGCGCGTGGTGCTGCCGCTGGCGCTGCCGGGATTGATCACCGTCTCGATTTTCTCGTTCCTGCTGTCGTGGACCGACTACACCTTCGCCCTGATCATGATCGGCAGCGACGCCAACAAGACGCTGCCGGTGGGGCTGGCCTCGATGCTCGGCTCGTTCGACCTGCGCTGGGGCGAGGTGATGGCCGGCGCCACGCTGATTGCGCTGCCGCTGTTCGTGGCGTTCGCGTTCCTGACGAAGTATTTCATCCAGGGGCTGGGCGCCGGGGCGGTCAAAGGTTGA
- a CDS encoding SDR family NAD(P)-dependent oxidoreductase has translation MDFGIADKKALVTGAARGIGRAEAQALAAEGVALAINDIDAAAALACAEALRQCGARAVACAGDVATPEGARQVVQAALEQLGGLHILVSRHRSDVVGCAQPSERSARRIAQPIPSVLASDATPRCASMASADRQMIGDATPVNNAGAGGQHLGRSVQEMPIEDWDIIVQTHLRSSFLCSKFALPALRASGFGRIVNTSSMNVTGGGRPGVGNYSAAKAGVIGLTRTLAKEVGAAGITVNAIAPGYVETALIAGFSPAKRAVVTGQNPLGRFCRPDEVGALVAFLCSVQAAYINGALICMDGGKRDFFWADT, from the coding sequence ATGGACTTTGGCATAGCCGACAAGAAAGCGCTGGTCACGGGCGCCGCGCGGGGCATCGGCAGGGCCGAGGCGCAGGCGCTGGCCGCCGAAGGCGTGGCGCTGGCCATCAACGACATCGATGCGGCGGCGGCGCTGGCCTGCGCCGAGGCGCTGCGCCAGTGCGGCGCCAGGGCCGTGGCCTGCGCCGGCGATGTGGCCACGCCGGAAGGCGCCAGGCAGGTGGTGCAAGCGGCGCTGGAGCAACTCGGCGGGCTGCATATCCTGGTGTCGCGTCACCGATCAGATGTCGTAGGCTGCGCGCAGCCATCGGAGCGCAGCGCAAGGCGCATCGCGCAGCCAATACCGAGCGTATTGGCAAGCGATGCAACGCCGCGATGCGCTTCGATGGCCAGCGCAGACCGACAGATGATCGGTGACGCGACACCAGTCAACAATGCCGGGGCTGGTGGCCAGCATCTGGGGCGCAGCGTCCAGGAGATGCCGATCGAGGACTGGGACATCATCGTGCAAACCCATCTGCGCAGCAGCTTCCTGTGCAGCAAGTTCGCGCTGCCGGCGTTGCGGGCCAGCGGCTTTGGCCGCATCGTCAACACCTCGTCGATGAACGTCACTGGCGGCGGCCGGCCCGGCGTGGGCAATTATTCGGCGGCCAAAGCCGGTGTCATCGGCTTGACCCGCACGCTGGCCAAAGAGGTCGGCGCAGCCGGCATCACCGTCAATGCCATCGCGCCGGGCTATGTCGAGACCGCGCTGATTGCCGGATTTTCGCCGGCCAAGCGCGCCGTCGTGACCGGGCAAAATCCGCTGGGCCGGTTCTGCCGGCCTGACGAGGTGGGCGCTCTGGTGGCCTTTCTGTGCTCGGTGCAGGCCGCCTACATCAACGGCGCGCTGATCTGCATGGATGGCGGCAAGCGCGACTTTTTCTGGGCCGACACATGA
- a CDS encoding glycerol dehydrogenase has translation MIRVFGGPHRYLQGPGALAELAALVPMYGKRPFVVLDVALADTLRARLQAMLRDVVETIRFGVFSGECTAAGIDAMAQAAGAAQSDLVLGIGGGKAIDTAKGLRIIRGGALIVVPTVASNDAPTSRLVVLYREDHALSEVRMMPTNPDAVVVDSAIIAAAPRRFFVAGIGDALSKKFEVEQCERAGGLNFYQARPTALAVMIADQCYRTLRAHALDALEAVARKTPNEALERVVEATILSSGLAFESGGLSIAHALTRGFSAISALQGALHGEQVAFGLLVQLCLERRAPAFIAELKAFYRQAGLPVGLSGLGLVADKDQAIRTIAQRTVADAPYVQQFQTRVDAQQLAQAIAQADRGPADEPGHGPGTGR, from the coding sequence ATGATCCGCGTCTTTGGCGGCCCGCACCGCTATTTGCAGGGGCCGGGCGCGCTGGCGGAACTCGCCGCGCTGGTGCCGATGTATGGCAAGCGGCCGTTCGTGGTGCTCGATGTGGCGCTGGCGGACACGCTGCGCGCGCGGCTGCAGGCCATGCTGCGCGATGTGGTCGAGACGATCCGCTTTGGCGTCTTCAGCGGCGAATGCACCGCCGCCGGCATCGACGCCATGGCGCAAGCGGCGGGCGCCGCGCAAAGCGATTTGGTGCTGGGCATCGGCGGCGGCAAGGCGATCGACACGGCCAAGGGCCTGCGCATCATTCGCGGTGGCGCTCTGATCGTGGTGCCGACCGTCGCTTCCAACGATGCGCCCACCAGCCGGCTCGTGGTGTTGTACCGCGAAGACCATGCGCTCAGCGAAGTCCGGATGATGCCGACCAACCCCGACGCGGTGGTGGTCGACAGCGCCATCATCGCCGCCGCGCCCCGGCGCTTTTTCGTCGCCGGCATCGGCGACGCGCTGAGCAAGAAGTTCGAGGTCGAGCAATGCGAGCGTGCCGGGGGCCTGAATTTCTACCAGGCCCGCCCGACCGCGCTGGCCGTGATGATCGCCGACCAGTGCTACCGCACCTTGCGCGCGCACGCGCTCGATGCGCTCGAAGCGGTGGCGCGCAAGACGCCGAACGAGGCCCTGGAGCGGGTGGTCGAGGCGACCATCCTGTCCAGCGGGCTGGCGTTCGAGAGCGGCGGCTTGTCGATCGCGCACGCGCTGACCCGGGGCTTTTCGGCCATCTCCGCGCTACAGGGCGCGTTGCATGGCGAGCAGGTGGCTTTCGGTCTGCTGGTGCAACTGTGCCTGGAACGGCGCGCGCCAGCGTTCATCGCCGAACTCAAAGCCTTCTACCGCCAGGCGGGTCTGCCGGTGGGCCTGTCCGGCCTCGGCCTGGTGGCCGACAAAGACCAGGCCATCCGTACCATCGCGCAGCGCACCGTGGCCGACGCGCCCTATGTGCAACAGTTTCAGACCCGCGTCGACGCGCAGCAGCTTGCGCAGGCCATCGCACAGGCCGATCGCGGGCCGGCGGACGAACCGGGCCACGGGCCGGGCACCGGCCGATGA
- a CDS encoding acyl-CoA dehydrogenase family protein → MTSMTSTHPVPDRHGQNLFTSDTQLHGLLALYLPPDLLRHMQPHFERLGALAGGRLDALAQVADQNPPRLEHRTRTGIDAQRIVKHPAYVEMERMAFSEFGLAAMSHRQETLGWKGRMPPIVKYLLTYLFVQAEFGLCCPVSMSDSLARTLGKFGSPELIGRFLPRLQALDFDQLAQGAMFMTEQAAGSDIAATQTRAWQDGQGLWRLSGDKWFCSNPDADLAMVLARPDAAPAGMQGLSLFLLPRRLEDGSANHYRIIRLKDKLGTRSMASGEIRLEGAVAYLVGQAGRGFQQMADMVNNSRLSNGVRAAGLMRRALAEAEFIASERLAFGQRLADMPLMQRQLDKLRLPTEQARSMVFQTAQALARADGGDAGAYALLRILTPLIKFRACRDARKVTGDAMEVRGGCGYIEEWSDPRLVRDAHLGSIWEGTSNIVALDVMRAIRREQALPALQRHFGALLEQTAVAPAFSAALGAALTRAAALASTAAQADGAGIARQAASALYHSCSAIAMAWEGVRCGSEQRIRWAQSVLLHRVLPRDPLAVAALPASWASAGATTTAATAAAAVAATATVTQPVSA, encoded by the coding sequence ATGACGAGCATGACGAGCACCCACCCCGTGCCAGATCGCCACGGGCAGAACCTCTTTACCAGCGACACGCAACTGCACGGGCTGCTGGCGCTGTACCTGCCGCCCGATCTGCTGCGCCATATGCAGCCGCATTTCGAGCGCCTGGGCGCGCTCGCCGGGGGCCGCCTGGATGCGCTGGCGCAGGTGGCCGACCAGAACCCGCCCCGGCTCGAACACCGCACGCGCACCGGCATCGACGCGCAGCGCATCGTCAAGCACCCGGCCTATGTCGAGATGGAGCGCATGGCGTTCAGCGAATTCGGCCTGGCCGCGATGTCGCACCGCCAGGAGACCTTGGGCTGGAAGGGCCGGATGCCGCCCATCGTCAAGTACCTGCTGACCTACCTTTTCGTGCAGGCGGAGTTCGGCCTGTGCTGCCCGGTCTCGATGAGCGATTCGCTGGCCCGCACGCTCGGCAAGTTCGGCAGCCCGGAACTGATCGGGCGCTTTTTGCCGCGCTTGCAAGCGCTCGATTTCGACCAGTTGGCCCAGGGCGCGATGTTCATGACCGAGCAGGCCGCCGGCTCCGACATCGCAGCCACGCAAACCCGCGCCTGGCAAGACGGGCAGGGGCTATGGCGCCTGAGCGGCGACAAGTGGTTTTGCTCGAACCCGGACGCCGATTTGGCGATGGTGCTGGCCAGGCCCGATGCGGCGCCGGCCGGCATGCAGGGCCTGTCGCTGTTCCTGCTGCCGCGCCGGCTCGAAGACGGCAGCGCCAACCACTACCGCATCATCCGGCTCAAGGACAAGCTCGGCACGCGCTCGATGGCCAGCGGCGAGATTCGGCTCGAAGGCGCCGTCGCCTACCTGGTGGGCCAGGCGGGCCGGGGCTTTCAGCAAATGGCCGACATGGTGAACAACTCGCGCCTGTCCAACGGGGTGCGCGCCGCCGGCCTGATGCGCCGCGCGCTGGCCGAGGCCGAGTTCATTGCCAGCGAGCGCCTGGCCTTTGGCCAGCGCCTGGCGGACATGCCGCTGATGCAGCGCCAACTCGACAAACTGCGCCTGCCCACCGAGCAGGCGCGCAGCATGGTGTTTCAGACGGCGCAGGCGCTGGCGCGCGCCGACGGCGGTGATGCCGGCGCCTATGCGCTGCTGCGCATCCTGACCCCGCTGATCAAGTTCCGCGCCTGCCGCGATGCGCGCAAGGTCACCGGCGACGCGATGGAGGTGCGCGGCGGCTGCGGCTACATCGAGGAGTGGAGCGACCCGCGCCTGGTGCGCGATGCCCATCTGGGCTCGATCTGGGAAGGCACCAGCAACATCGTGGCGCTGGACGTGATGCGCGCCATCCGGCGCGAGCAGGCGCTGCCTGCGCTGCAGCGCCACTTTGGCGCCTTGCTGGAGCAAACGGCCGTGGCGCCGGCTTTTTCTGCCGCGTTGGGCGCTGCGCTCACGCGCGCTGCGGCCCTGGCCAGCACGGCCGCGCAGGCTGACGGGGCCGGCATTGCGCGCCAGGCCGCATCGGCGCTGTACCACAGTTGCAGCGCGATTGCGATGGCCTGGGAGGGTGTGCGTTGCGGCTCGGAGCAGCGCATCCGCTGGGCGCAGTCGGTCTTGCTGCACCGCGTGCTGCCGCGCGACCCGCTGGCCGTTGCCGCGCTGCCGGCGAGTTGGGCATCGGCTGGCGCCACCACGACGGCCGCCACGGCCGCCGCCGCAGTCGCCGCCACGGCCACCGTCACGCAGCCCGTGTCGGCCTGA
- a CDS encoding Bug family tripartite tricarboxylate transporter substrate binding protein, producing the protein MQRRTTLLIACALALPLLPAQADSLADRPITLVVPFPPGGPTDAMARTLAASMKDLLGQTMVVENRAGAGGNIGAEYVARAAADGQTLLFGTSGPLAINASLYRKIGYDPVKSFAPVIQVGHLPNILVVHPAVPVHNVKELLAYAKAHPGRLSYASSGNGASSHLAGVLFNASAGVQLQHIPYKGTGPALNDLLGGQVSMSFTDVLTAAPYVKAGRLRALGIATAARSQVLPDLPSIAEQGLAGYDVSVFFGIVAPAQTPPERVRQLNRAFAQVLAAPEVRQKFAAQGLEPAPASTPEQLGQFIPAQMALWSAVVRQSGAQLD; encoded by the coding sequence ATGCAACGCCGCACCACCTTGCTCATCGCCTGCGCGCTGGCCCTGCCCCTGCTGCCCGCGCAGGCGGACAGCCTGGCCGACAGGCCGATCACGCTGGTCGTGCCCTTCCCGCCGGGCGGCCCGACCGACGCGATGGCGCGCACGCTGGCCGCCTCGATGAAAGACCTGCTCGGCCAGACCATGGTGGTGGAAAACCGCGCCGGCGCCGGCGGCAACATCGGGGCCGAGTACGTGGCGCGCGCTGCGGCCGACGGCCAGACGCTGCTGTTTGGCACCTCGGGCCCGCTGGCCATCAACGCCAGCCTGTACCGCAAGATCGGCTACGACCCGGTCAAGAGCTTTGCGCCCGTGATACAGGTCGGGCACCTGCCCAATATCCTGGTGGTGCATCCGGCGGTGCCGGTGCACAACGTCAAGGAACTGCTGGCCTACGCGAAGGCCCACCCGGGCCGGCTCAGCTATGCCTCCTCGGGCAATGGCGCCTCCTCGCACCTGGCCGGCGTGCTGTTCAACGCCAGCGCCGGCGTTCAGTTGCAGCACATCCCGTACAAGGGCACGGGGCCGGCGCTCAACGACCTGCTCGGCGGCCAGGTCAGCATGAGCTTTACCGACGTGCTGACCGCCGCGCCCTACGTCAAGGCCGGCAGGTTGCGCGCGCTGGGCATTGCCACCGCGGCACGCTCGCAGGTGCTGCCCGATCTGCCCAGCATTGCCGAGCAGGGCCTGGCCGGCTACGACGTGAGCGTCTTCTTTGGCATCGTCGCGCCCGCCCAGACACCGCCAGAGCGCGTGCGCCAACTCAACCGCGCTTTCGCCCAGGTGCTGGCCGCGCCCGAGGTGCGGCAGAAATTCGCCGCCCAGGGGCTGGAGCCGGCGCCGGCCTCGACGCCCGAGCAACTGGGCCAATTCATCCCCGCGCAAATGGCGCTGTGGTCCGCCGTGGTGCGGCAATCGGGCGCGCAGCTCGATTGA
- a CDS encoding BrnA antitoxin family protein → MNAKSQNTPAASPGPDDAPELGDEFFERADEYPGDKLVHRGRPRLARPQQLLTILFDADVIEAFKATGSGWQTRMNDALKDWVAAHRA, encoded by the coding sequence ATGAACGCGAAATCACAAAATACACCCGCCGCCTCGCCTGGGCCGGACGATGCGCCAGAACTCGGCGACGAGTTTTTCGAGCGCGCCGACGAGTACCCGGGTGACAAGCTCGTGCACCGTGGCAGGCCGCGCCTGGCACGGCCCCAGCAGTTGTTGACCATTCTCTTCGATGCCGATGTGATCGAGGCCTTCAAAGCGACCGGAAGCGGCTGGCAAACGCGCATGAACGATGCACTGAAAGACTGGGTGGCAGCGCATCGGGCCTGA
- a CDS encoding BrnT family toxin has product MQIGYDSDRQDGTLRQRGWDCARASEVFAGRHCTAEDLREPWGEPRLVTVGLLDCRMVAMVWAPCGEARRIISMRKANEREITKYTRRLAWAGRCARTRRRVFRARRRVPG; this is encoded by the coding sequence ATGCAGATCGGATACGACTCTGACAGGCAAGACGGGACATTGCGGCAGCGCGGTTGGGACTGTGCCCGCGCCAGTGAGGTTTTCGCCGGGCGCCACTGCACGGCGGAAGACTTGCGCGAACCCTGGGGCGAACCGCGCTTGGTCACGGTTGGCCTGCTCGATTGCCGGATGGTCGCCATGGTCTGGGCACCATGCGGCGAAGCTCGCCGCATCATCAGCATGAGGAAAGCCAATGAACGCGAAATCACAAAATACACCCGCCGCCTCGCCTGGGCCGGACGATGCGCCAGAACTCGGCGACGAGTTTTTCGAGCGCGCCGACGAGTACCCGGGTGA